A genomic window from Ruminiclostridium cellulolyticum H10 includes:
- the rlmH gene encoding 23S rRNA (pseudouridine(1915)-N(3))-methyltransferase RlmH produces MKITIAAVGKLKEKYLKEAVSEYSKRLSRFTEIEIIEVDDEYAPDSLSVAQESQVKKKEAERLLKRVKQGSYVVLLDLAGEQTTSSGFSAKLENVMLSGNSHITFIIGGSLGLDQSLIKVADYRLCLSKMTYPHQLARVILMEQIYRAFKIIKNETYHK; encoded by the coding sequence ATGAAAATTACAATAGCAGCTGTAGGAAAGCTAAAAGAAAAGTATCTGAAAGAAGCAGTATCTGAGTATTCTAAAAGATTATCACGTTTTACGGAGATTGAAATTATCGAAGTAGATGATGAATACGCACCTGATTCACTCAGCGTAGCACAGGAAAGCCAAGTAAAGAAGAAGGAAGCAGAGAGGCTACTAAAGAGAGTCAAACAGGGAAGCTATGTTGTATTACTGGATTTGGCGGGAGAGCAGACAACTTCTTCAGGATTTTCCGCTAAGCTTGAAAATGTAATGCTCTCGGGTAATTCGCATATTACATTCATTATAGGAGGCTCTCTAGGCTTGGATCAGAGTCTTATAAAGGTTGCTGATTACAGGCTCTGTCTTTCAAAAATGACCTATCCGCACCAGTTGGCGAGAGTTATACTTATGGAGCAGATATACAGGGCATTTAAGATTATCAAGAATGAAACCTATCATAAATAG
- a CDS encoding MBL fold metallo-hydrolase, whose protein sequence is MVKFCSLYSGSSGNALFIGTEKTKILIDAGLSGKKILEALCSIGEKPEELSAILISHEHVDHVRGAGILSRKVDIPIYANESTWCAMENGIGPVKLENKVAFSTGEEFEIGDICIRPFAIPHDAAEPVGFNFFADGKRITTATDIGHMSDELLDSIVGNDLVLLESNHDIEMLKVGPYPWPLKKRILGDHGHLSNENAAKVITYLAEKGCSRFILGHLSSENNFPELAYQTTYNALNEKKIAVGSDVELEVALRDRVGHINKI, encoded by the coding sequence ATGGTCAAGTTTTGCAGTTTATATAGCGGAAGCAGTGGAAATGCACTTTTTATAGGTACAGAAAAAACAAAGATTCTTATAGATGCCGGCTTAAGCGGTAAAAAAATACTTGAGGCACTGTGTTCCATTGGTGAAAAACCGGAGGAATTAAGTGCTATATTAATTTCCCACGAACATGTTGACCATGTAAGGGGTGCCGGAATTCTTTCAAGAAAAGTGGACATTCCCATATATGCGAATGAGTCTACCTGGTGTGCGATGGAAAATGGTATCGGGCCTGTAAAACTTGAAAACAAAGTAGCATTCAGTACAGGTGAAGAGTTTGAAATCGGGGATATATGTATAAGGCCATTTGCGATTCCTCATGATGCAGCAGAACCCGTGGGTTTTAACTTCTTCGCAGACGGTAAAAGGATTACAACAGCTACTGATATTGGCCATATGAGTGATGAACTTCTTGACTCTATCGTCGGAAATGATTTGGTTTTACTGGAGTCCAATCATGATATAGAAATGCTAAAGGTAGGCCCTTACCCATGGCCTTTGAAAAAAAGGATTCTGGGAGACCATGGACACTTGTCAAATGAGAATGCGGCGAAGGTAATTACATATCTTGCTGAAAAAGGTTGCAGTCGTTTTATTTTAGGTCATTTGAGCAGTGAAAACAACTTCCCGGAGCTTGCTTATCAGACAACATATAATGCATTGAATGAAAAGAAAATAGCGGTAGGCAGTGACGTTGAGCTTGAGGTTGCCCTAAGAGACAGGGTAGGACATATAAATAAAATATAA
- a CDS encoding UDP-N-acetylglucosamine 1-carboxyvinyltransferase: MDKFIINGPCPLNGEVTISGAKNAAVAVLPAALIINGISRIENVPDIKDVKVLLEILSKLGARITKEDANTVICDTREINCWTAPYELVKSMRASYYLLGALIARFGRAEVSLPGGCDFGFRPIDQHIKGFEAMGASVEIEYGIVKVDASNLTGAQIYLDVVSVGATINLMLAAVKAKGQTTIENAAKEPHVVDVANFLNAMGAHIRGAGTDVIKIRGVDHLKGGGTHSIIPDMIEAGTFMIAAAATQGDVTVKNVIPKHMESLTAKLIEMGVTVQEDEDFIRIIGGNKIRNVNIMTLPYPGFPTDLHPQATVLLSLAEGVSTITEGVWDSRFQYVDELKRMGARIKVEGRIAVIEGGNPLSGAPVKATDLRAGAAMVLAGLISKGRTEILNIKYIDRGYEDFVHKLNILGADISRVSSED; the protein is encoded by the coding sequence TTGGATAAGTTTATAATAAATGGGCCATGTCCCCTAAACGGCGAAGTTACAATAAGCGGAGCCAAGAATGCTGCAGTAGCCGTTCTGCCTGCTGCACTCATTATAAACGGTATCAGCCGGATAGAAAATGTTCCTGATATCAAGGATGTAAAAGTTTTATTGGAAATATTAAGTAAGTTAGGTGCTAGAATTACTAAAGAAGATGCCAACACCGTTATATGTGACACCAGAGAAATAAATTGCTGGACAGCTCCATATGAGCTCGTTAAAAGTATGAGGGCTTCATACTATTTGTTAGGAGCATTGATTGCAAGGTTTGGAAGAGCAGAGGTATCACTTCCCGGCGGATGTGATTTCGGATTCAGACCCATTGATCAACACATAAAGGGTTTTGAAGCAATGGGAGCCAGTGTAGAGATTGAATATGGTATCGTTAAAGTAGATGCTTCAAATCTTACCGGGGCTCAGATCTATCTGGATGTTGTCAGTGTAGGTGCTACCATAAACCTGATGCTGGCAGCTGTAAAGGCAAAAGGGCAGACAACTATTGAGAATGCTGCAAAAGAACCTCATGTAGTTGACGTTGCCAATTTTCTGAATGCCATGGGTGCACACATCAGAGGGGCCGGAACAGATGTCATTAAGATTAGGGGAGTTGATCACCTAAAAGGCGGAGGAACTCATTCAATTATTCCTGACATGATTGAGGCGGGAACCTTTATGATTGCAGCAGCTGCTACACAAGGTGATGTAACCGTAAAAAATGTAATTCCAAAGCATATGGAGTCACTCACTGCCAAGCTGATTGAAATGGGTGTGACCGTTCAAGAAGATGAGGATTTTATAAGAATAATAGGCGGAAATAAGATACGAAATGTAAACATAATGACGTTACCTTACCCGGGATTTCCTACAGACCTTCATCCGCAAGCCACAGTTCTTTTAAGTCTTGCAGAGGGTGTAAGTACTATTACCGAAGGTGTATGGGATTCCAGATTTCAATATGTGGATGAATTAAAAAGGATGGGTGCAAGGATCAAGGTTGAAGGTAGGATTGCAGTCATAGAAGGAGGAAATCCCCTCTCTGGTGCACCTGTTAAAGCTACCGACTTGCGAGCCGGAGCAGCTATGGTTCTTGCAGGACTAATCTCTAAGGGACGCACTGAAATTTTAAATATCAAGTATATTGACAGAGGATACGAGGACTTTGTACACAAGCTGAATATTCTCGGAGCTGATATTAGCAGAGTGTCGTCCGAGGATTAA
- the yycI gene encoding two-component system regulatory protein YycI: MDWKRAKIILIVVFTILNIVLAFAWYKNIKVDQVSQQTITNTGLIMAKSGINVECPIPKYKGKDYILKYEERPLNSSKILDVLLGEGYVKAGSDTYVKGENKLVFTSDSGFEYTGTGENSVKVYTDSKEGINAKFKVLAAKMDIPFDEFKQDYYPDTKKVNEKQLIYKGIYKGYEVFDNFIEIGVVNKEIQSIKYQYKKPISITARRDVNVIPVYQILITKMTKYPGMDICNVDMGFKGYTGVDKETKTLYEGLSWRIRNTEGKEFYFNARNGEEIK, translated from the coding sequence ATGGACTGGAAAAGAGCCAAGATAATTTTAATAGTCGTATTTACAATATTGAATATAGTTTTGGCTTTTGCCTGGTACAAAAATATTAAGGTAGATCAGGTATCACAGCAAACTATAACTAATACGGGACTAATTATGGCTAAAAGCGGCATAAACGTAGAATGTCCTATACCAAAGTACAAGGGCAAGGATTACATACTCAAATATGAAGAGAGACCTTTGAATAGTTCAAAAATACTGGATGTATTACTTGGTGAGGGATATGTTAAAGCCGGTAGTGATACATATGTAAAGGGTGAGAATAAGCTTGTTTTCACATCTGATTCTGGGTTTGAATATACAGGCACTGGTGAAAACAGTGTGAAGGTTTATACCGACAGCAAAGAAGGTATTAATGCTAAATTTAAGGTATTAGCTGCTAAAATGGATATACCGTTCGATGAATTTAAGCAGGATTATTATCCTGATACAAAGAAAGTAAATGAGAAGCAATTAATATATAAAGGAATTTATAAGGGATATGAGGTTTTTGACAATTTTATTGAGATCGGGGTAGTGAATAAAGAAATACAAAGCATAAAGTACCAATATAAAAAACCTATAAGTATAACTGCAAGAAGGGACGTAAATGTTATACCGGTTTATCAGATATTAATTACGAAAATGACTAAATATCCGGGTATGGACATATGCAATGTTGATATGGGCTTTAAGGGATATACTGGGGTAGACAAAGAAACAAAGACACTGTACGAAGGATTATCCTGGAGAATAAGGAATACTGAAGGAAAAGAATTTTATTTTAATGCACGTAATGGAGAGGAAATAAAATAA
- a CDS encoding sensor histidine kinase — translation MNWKIEKVSLDAMVKTIVERLKIESQRKNQKLESYVIGDIPVINADKDRLEQVVVNLISNSIKYTAEYGEITVYVGKIYNDVYMKVTDSGIGIPGESLPRVFERFYRVDKARSRDMGGTGLGLSIAKEIVQAHGGTINISSEVGKGTEVVVKIPRAM, via the coding sequence ATGAATTGGAAAATAGAAAAAGTATCTCTGGACGCCATGGTAAAAACCATAGTTGAAAGACTAAAAATTGAATCACAAAGAAAAAATCAAAAGCTTGAAAGCTATGTAATTGGTGATATTCCTGTAATAAATGCCGACAAGGACAGACTGGAACAAGTTGTAGTAAACCTTATAAGCAATTCTATCAAGTACACCGCTGAGTATGGTGAAATAACAGTTTATGTGGGTAAGATTTACAACGATGTATATATGAAAGTTACAGACAGCGGGATAGGAATTCCAGGTGAATCACTGCCCAGAGTATTTGAAAGGTTCTACAGGGTGGACAAGGCAAGGTCAAGAGATATGGGAGGTACAGGATTAGGTCTATCTATTGCCAAGGAAATTGTTCAGGCACATGGCGGGACTATAAATATATCCAGTGAAGTTGGAAAAGGTACGGAGGTAGTCGTCAAAATACCACGTGCCATGTAA